A single region of the Desulfovibrio sp. ZJ209 genome encodes:
- a CDS encoding Com family DNA-binding transcriptional regulator, producing the protein MREDTTQEIRYGQCHKLLARGWARDAHIIHKCPRCGAYNTLRATRPSSAPHDGLSEPKNGRQD; encoded by the coding sequence ATGAGAGAGGATACGACACAGGAAATTCGGTATGGCCAGTGCCACAAGCTGCTGGCCCGGGGCTGGGCGCGCGACGCCCATATCATTCACAAGTGCCCCCGCTGCGGGGCCTACAACACCCTGCGGGCCACGCGCCCCAGCTCCGCGCCGCATGACGGCCTTTCGGAGCCGAAAAATGGCAGGCAAGACTGA
- a CDS encoding GNAT family N-acetyltransferase, with product MIIRIHHPAPAYDSYRAACVQSLFNADGIGFDLEADLPIDTPEAAPWQIGLVVGPSGSGKSSIGARIWGKDALRGAERWPSDVPIIDAIAPESAGGSWQQATAALSAVGLGDVPAWLRPFRVLSTGQKFRASLARLICEAPARAVVDEFTSVVDRQTAKIGASAFAKAWRATGAQVVLLSCHYDIVDWLCPDWIFDTAGAGFRWTRGRLRRPAVELEICQTGWNFWPLFEPHHYLRPPHMVAATCYVAFTGGVPVAHLAVSTRQGGIEARAARLVVLPDWQGIGIGTAFLNEVCRMWRTGENRFGKPMPTLFNTSHPGLCRALRRSPLWTQVSALLHGSNKARSARSITNSRTRSGSIATLGKGWGYGGHFRAIQGFRYLGEKQEV from the coding sequence ATGATCATCCGCATCCACCATCCGGCCCCGGCGTATGACAGCTACCGCGCCGCGTGCGTCCAGAGCCTGTTTAATGCCGACGGCATCGGCTTTGACCTCGAGGCAGACCTTCCCATTGATACGCCAGAGGCCGCCCCGTGGCAGATCGGCCTAGTGGTCGGCCCTTCCGGCTCCGGCAAGTCCAGCATCGGCGCGCGCATATGGGGCAAGGACGCCCTGCGCGGGGCCGAGCGCTGGCCGTCCGACGTGCCCATCATCGACGCCATTGCGCCGGAAAGCGCCGGTGGAAGCTGGCAGCAGGCCACGGCCGCGCTTTCGGCCGTAGGGCTTGGAGACGTGCCCGCATGGCTTAGGCCGTTTCGCGTCCTGTCCACCGGGCAGAAGTTCCGGGCATCGCTCGCGCGCCTGATTTGTGAGGCTCCGGCCCGGGCCGTGGTCGATGAATTTACCAGCGTTGTGGACCGCCAGACCGCCAAAATAGGCGCGAGCGCCTTTGCCAAGGCATGGCGAGCCACCGGCGCCCAGGTGGTGCTTCTCTCATGCCATTATGATATTGTGGACTGGCTTTGCCCCGACTGGATATTTGATACCGCCGGGGCGGGCTTCCGCTGGACGCGGGGGCGCCTTCGACGCCCAGCCGTCGAGCTCGAAATATGCCAGACAGGCTGGAACTTCTGGCCCCTGTTTGAGCCGCATCACTATCTAAGGCCACCGCACATGGTCGCGGCGACCTGTTATGTGGCCTTTACCGGGGGCGTCCCTGTGGCGCATCTTGCCGTAAGCACCCGCCAGGGCGGCATCGAGGCCCGTGCCGCGCGGCTCGTCGTGCTCCCGGACTGGCAGGGCATAGGCATCGGGACGGCGTTTCTCAACGAGGTGTGCCGCATGTGGCGCACGGGAGAAAACCGCTTTGGCAAGCCCATGCCCACGCTTTTCAACACCTCACACCCCGGGCTGTGCCGCGCCTTGCGCCGCTCGCCGCTCTGGACACAAGTGTCGGCACTCCTGCACGGGAGCAACAAAGCCCGCAGCGCACGGTCCATAACCAACTCACGGACGCGCTCGGGCAGCATTGCAACGCTCGGCAAGGGCTGGGGCTATGGCGGTCACTTCCGCGCCATTCAGGGCTTCCGCTACTTAGGAGAAAAGCAGGAGGTCTAA